From Methanoculleus oceani, a single genomic window includes:
- a CDS encoding type 1 glutamine amidotransferase domain-containing protein, whose amino-acid sequence MSRIAVLITDMFEDVEYTRPAEAFREAGHDLVHVGLSAGETVHGKKEQTPVKIDRAASDVSADDFDALFIPGGYSPDKLRAHDAPVEFVRRFVESGKPVLAICHAPQLLITAQVLRGRKVTGWKSVAQDIRNAGAEYIDREVVIDGNLVSSRQPDDIPAFIEASLAKLKETGGRKVEAAAAER is encoded by the coding sequence ATGAGCAGAATAGCAGTCCTGATTACGGATATGTTCGAGGATGTCGAGTACACCAGGCCCGCGGAGGCGTTCAGGGAGGCCGGCCACGACCTCGTCCACGTCGGCCTCTCCGCGGGGGAGACCGTGCATGGGAAGAAGGAGCAGACGCCGGTCAAGATCGACCGGGCCGCATCGGACGTATCGGCGGACGACTTCGACGCGCTCTTCATACCGGGCGGTTACTCGCCCGACAAGCTCCGGGCCCACGATGCACCCGTCGAGTTCGTGCGTCGCTTCGTCGAGAGCGGCAAACCGGTCCTCGCCATATGCCACGCGCCCCAGCTCCTGATCACCGCGCAGGTGCTCCGCGGCCGGAAGGTGACCGGCTGGAAGTCCGTCGCCCAGGACATCAGGAACGCCGGTGCGGAGTACATCGACCGGGAGGTGGTGATCGACGGCAACCTGGTCTCGAGCCGGCAACCGGACGACATCCCCGCGTTTATCGAGGCGTCGCTTGCGAAACTCAAGGAGACCGGCGGCAGGAAGGTGGAGGCTGCGGCTGCAGAGCGGTGA
- a CDS encoding cation-translocating P-type ATPase, with product MRSLYLFIALRKTGNICPCRLENPAETPPAGGRPLADWYTLSAEEVRRELGTGPAGLSPGEADERLQRYGKNVLREEARETRLQVFLRQFKSVLIVILVIAAAISFLVGEPVDAAAILIIVVLNALLGFSQEWQAGEAIEALKKMLVQRAVVVRGGERQEIDAAGLVPGDLVALEMGERVPADLFIVEATSLEVDEAPLTGESSPVDKAPDSLPAGTTLAERSNMAFAGTTVVNGRGRGVVVATGMTTEFGMIAGLSQRVEDEATPLARQMDRLGRDLGLIALGIAVLAVAVGLLQQRELLEMFLVGVSLAVAVIPEGLPAVVTLTLAIGIKNMMRRNCLIRHLPASETLGAVSVICTDKTGTLTRNEMAVVRVKTPGAEVAVTGTGYAPDGEFLVGENPIDPLADPGLQQFLHTVLLCNHATLKLEEGGWRILGTPTEGALVVAAAKAGLSREDAPEAAKEFSFNSTRKRMTIVYPGEGDFVAHVKGAPEVLLARSSRLLRGDSVVPLTDDLRDALLAEIAGYASGGLRVLGAAYRPLPEGLEWTEETVEEDLIFLGFAGIVDPPRPEAAEAIRLCRSAGIDVIMITGDNPLTAYAIARDLGLSSEGALTGADLEALTDDELASRLRTTKVLSRVTAEHKLRVIDILARERAVIAMTGDGVNDAPALKKASIGIAMGIKGTDVAKESSDMVLVDDNFASIVAGVEEGRREYDNIARFTRYLLSSNIGELVAIVGALLLGLPLILIPVQILWINLVTDGLTALALGLEPAEQDVMQRRPRDPGESILTRNAYLVVLILGVWLGLLTIYVFSGLYQVDLDRARTMAFTGLIIFELYNVLNFRSFRFPLHRIGFFSNPALIFAILGSLALQALVVYVPILQTFLGTAPLTPADWGLLALLGLPVLIAGEVYKAVMLRATVR from the coding sequence ATGCGATCTCTATACCTTTTTATAGCCCTGCGCAAAACCGGGAACATATGCCCGTGCCGACTGGAGAATCCGGCAGAAACACCGCCTGCGGGAGGGAGGCCTCTGGCTGACTGGTACACCCTCTCCGCGGAAGAAGTCCGCCGGGAACTCGGCACCGGCCCGGCAGGCTTGAGCCCGGGAGAAGCGGATGAGCGGCTGCAGCGCTACGGGAAAAACGTCCTCCGCGAAGAGGCCCGGGAGACCCGTCTCCAGGTCTTCCTCCGGCAGTTCAAGAGCGTCCTGATCGTCATCCTGGTCATTGCCGCCGCGATCTCGTTCCTCGTCGGCGAACCCGTCGACGCCGCCGCAATCCTCATCATCGTCGTCTTGAATGCCCTGCTCGGGTTCTCCCAGGAGTGGCAGGCCGGCGAGGCGATCGAGGCGCTCAAAAAGATGCTCGTCCAGCGTGCCGTGGTCGTCCGCGGCGGGGAACGACAGGAGATCGATGCTGCGGGGCTCGTGCCGGGGGATCTCGTCGCTCTCGAGATGGGAGAACGGGTGCCCGCCGACCTCTTCATCGTCGAGGCGACGTCGCTCGAAGTGGACGAGGCGCCTCTGACAGGCGAGTCGTCACCCGTCGATAAGGCGCCGGATTCGCTCCCTGCCGGGACCACCCTTGCCGAGCGGAGCAACATGGCTTTTGCGGGCACGACGGTGGTCAACGGGCGGGGACGGGGCGTGGTCGTCGCTACCGGGATGACGACGGAGTTCGGGATGATCGCCGGGCTCTCGCAGCGGGTCGAGGACGAAGCGACGCCCCTTGCCCGGCAGATGGACCGTCTCGGCCGCGACCTCGGGCTGATCGCCCTCGGCATCGCGGTGCTCGCGGTCGCCGTCGGGCTTCTGCAGCAGCGGGAGCTTCTCGAGATGTTCCTCGTCGGCGTCTCGCTCGCGGTGGCGGTGATCCCGGAGGGTCTCCCGGCGGTCGTGACGCTGACGCTCGCCATCGGCATCAAGAACATGATGCGGAGGAACTGCCTGATCCGCCACCTCCCGGCGTCGGAGACCCTCGGCGCGGTCTCGGTGATCTGCACCGACAAGACCGGGACGCTCACCCGGAACGAGATGGCGGTCGTCCGGGTGAAGACGCCCGGCGCCGAAGTCGCGGTGACCGGGACCGGGTATGCTCCGGACGGCGAGTTCCTCGTGGGGGAGAACCCCATCGACCCGCTCGCGGACCCCGGGCTCCAGCAGTTCCTCCACACCGTCCTCCTCTGCAACCACGCAACCCTCAAGCTCGAAGAGGGAGGGTGGCGGATCCTCGGCACGCCGACCGAGGGGGCGCTCGTGGTCGCGGCGGCGAAAGCCGGCCTCTCCCGCGAGGATGCCCCGGAGGCGGCGAAGGAGTTCTCGTTCAACTCCACCCGGAAGCGGATGACGATCGTCTACCCCGGAGAGGGGGATTTTGTCGCCCATGTGAAGGGAGCGCCGGAGGTGCTTCTCGCCCGCTCGTCCCGGCTGCTCCGGGGGGACTCGGTCGTGCCGCTCACCGACGACCTCCGTGACGCACTCCTCGCGGAGATCGCCGGGTACGCGTCCGGCGGGCTCCGGGTGCTCGGGGCGGCATACCGCCCGCTCCCGGAGGGTCTCGAGTGGACCGAGGAGACGGTGGAGGAGGACCTGATCTTTCTCGGGTTTGCCGGGATCGTCGATCCCCCGCGGCCCGAAGCGGCGGAGGCGATCCGGCTCTGTCGGAGCGCCGGGATCGACGTGATCATGATCACGGGGGACAACCCGCTGACCGCCTACGCCATCGCCCGGGATCTCGGGCTCTCGAGCGAGGGAGCGCTGACCGGGGCCGATCTCGAGGCACTGACCGACGATGAGCTCGCCAGCCGTCTCCGGACCACGAAAGTCCTCTCCCGGGTCACGGCGGAGCACAAACTCCGGGTGATCGATATCCTTGCCCGGGAGCGTGCGGTCATCGCCATGACCGGCGACGGCGTCAACGACGCTCCGGCACTGAAGAAGGCGAGCATCGGGATAGCCATGGGCATCAAGGGGACGGACGTCGCCAAGGAGTCGAGCGACATGGTGCTCGTGGACGACAACTTCGCGAGCATCGTCGCCGGCGTCGAGGAAGGGAGGCGGGAGTACGACAACATCGCCCGGTTCACCCGCTACCTCCTCTCCTCCAACATCGGGGAACTCGTCGCGATCGTCGGCGCGCTCCTCCTCGGCCTGCCGCTGATCCTCATCCCCGTCCAGATCCTCTGGATCAACCTGGTCACCGACGGCCTCACCGCCCTCGCACTCGGTCTCGAACCCGCCGAGCAAGACGTCATGCAGAGGCGGCCGCGAGACCCGGGGGAGTCCATCCTCACCCGGAACGCCTACCTCGTCGTCCTCATCCTCGGGGTCTGGCTCGGTCTCCTGACCATCTACGTCTTCTCGGGCCTCTACCAGGTCGACCTCGACCGGGCGCGGACGATGGCGTTTACCGGTCTCATCATCTTCGAGCTCTACAACGTGCTGAACTTCAGGTCGTTCCGGTTCCCGCTCCACCGGATCGGGTTCTTCTCGAACCCCGCCCTGATCTTCGCGATCCTCGGGAGCCTCGCCCTCCAGGCGCTGGTGGTCTACGTCCCGATCCTGCAGACCTTCCTCGGGACCGCACCCCTGACCCCTGCCGACTGGGGGCTGCTCGCCCTGCTCGGCCTCCCGGTGCTGATCGCCGGGGAGGTCTACAAGGCGGTCATGTTGCGTGCGACGGTTCGCTAG